The following proteins are encoded in a genomic region of Brachypodium distachyon strain Bd21 chromosome 1, Brachypodium_distachyon_v3.0, whole genome shotgun sequence:
- the LOC100825746 gene encoding uncharacterized acetyltransferase At3g50280, giving the protein MPSPASMAVLVVSTRTVSPPPPRHGRIPLTTWDVSFLSANYIQKGLLYLPPSMSSTAAVVDHLAAALSETLAAYYPVAGRFVTDKDPCGGCSVSIDCGGQGVELIHAVADGVSIADVIPPDADVPRLVQSFFPLDGAVNHDGHELPLLAVQVTELAADGAIFLGFAYNHALSDGTAFWAFLNAWAQTARSNLNLDGPPPPSSPLLDRWSPDGGPARPIVLPCADVSAEFIERLPPPLLRERMLHFSAESLRALKERAGQELLAAGDTAGAAALTRFQALSSLLWRSITRARNLPATQPTVCRVAINNRGRLEPPLPPAYFGNSIYAIGTEPWVSAELLEEGSHGRAAAAVGRAVAAHTDGVIRAKVAAWMEKPVVYNLRFFDRAGTMMGSSPRFDMYGCDFGWGRPLAARSGKGNKSDGKTSLYPSGRDEGGMDAELTLTPENMAALELDEEFWAAVSPDEKPPVLTTKQQQQKDGKD; this is encoded by the coding sequence atgccgtcgccggcgtcaatggcggtgctggtggtgtccacgcgcacggtgagcccgccgccgccgcggcatgGGAGGATCCCGCTGACGACGTGGGacgtctccttcctctccgCCAACTACATCCAGAAGGGCCTCCTGTACCTCCCGCCGTCCATgtcctccacggcggccgtcgtcgaccacctcgccgccgccctctccgAAACCCTCGCCGCCTACTACCCCGTCGCCGGCCGCTTCGTCACCGACAAGGACCCCTGCGGTGGCTGCTCCGTCTCCATCGACTGCGGCGGGCAGGGCGTGGAGCTCATCCACGCCGTGGCCGACGGGGTCTCCATCGCCGACGTCATCCCTCCGGACGCCGACGTCCCTCGCCTGGTCCAATCCTTCTTCCCGCTCGACGGCGCCGTCAACCACGACGGCCACGAGCTACCCCTCTTGGCCGTCCAGGTCACCGAGCTGGCCGCCGACGGCGCCATCTTCCTGGGGTTCGCCTACAACCACGCCCTCTCCGACGGCACCGCCTTCTGGGCCTTCCTCAACGCCTGGGCCCAAACCGCCCGCTCCAACCTCAACCTCGACGGCCCACCACCACCTTCAAGTCCGTTGCTGGACCGCTGGTCCCCCGACGGCGGCCCGGCGAGGCCCATCGTGCTGCCGTGCGCCGACGTCAGCGCCGAGTTCATCGAGCGCCTCCCCCCGCCGCTTCTCCGCGAACGGATGCTCCACTTCTCCGCCGAATCGCTAAGAGCTCTCAAGGAGCGCGCCGGCCAAGAGCTTCTCGCCGCCGGGGATaccgccggcgcggcggccctgacgaggTTCCAGGCTCTGAGCTCGCTGCTATGGCGGTCCATCACCCGGGCCCGGAACCTCCCGGCAACGCAGCCCACCGTGTGCCGCGTCGCCATCAACAACCGCGGCCGGCTGGAGCCACCTCTCCCACCGGCATACTTCGGCAACTCCATCTACGCCATCGGCACAGAGCCATGGGTCTCGGCGGAGCTCCTGGAGGAAGGCTCGCatgggcgggcggcggcggcggtggggcgggcggtggcggcgcacaCGGACGGCGTGATCAGGGCGAAGGTGGCGGCGTGGATGGAGAAGCCGGTGGTGTACAACCTCCGGTTCTTCGACCGCGCCGGCACCATGATGGGGAGCTCGCCGCGGTTCGACATGTACGGGTGTGACTTCGGGTGGGGGAGGCcactggcggcgaggagcggcaAGGGGAACAAGTCCGACGGGAAGACGTCGCTCTACCCTAGCGGACGGGATGAAGGCGGCATGGACGCCGAGCTGACATTGACGCCGGAGAATATGGCGGCGCTGGAGTTGGACGAGGAGTTCTGGGCCGCTGTTTCGCCCGACGAGAAGCCGCCGGTGCTGACCacgaagcagcagcagcagaaggaTGGGAAAGATTAA
- the LOC104581665 gene encoding uncharacterized protein LOC104581665: MAPPSLLLLLLRPVGVTTAAAKRPSPIVSRCRFSSSLSSSSISRSSRIRSSSSSRSRSRSRRWWSDEQLEDEDDEFEFESEFDEEDGGFGAGWLLEEPWFSKLLRVYGYVLPLILASMLASTGLRGFLLAMAIPLAQSAVSFLVSKFAAANTGEGFGFGRRRDRDSSYWYQDDDDDSEYYRSDWEDEEEAGQEEFSSNTSAYRDEKPSGMDQSAEARAQKSDDSSSRSSTSSSAGFGGWDELDQYQYSSSSRRSASEAAAGADSNTSAGGGDAARARSRQPATETTATTRRRGGSRRRAARGAGGGAAVRYRQSPLFMRLLVALFPFLGPWFRVL, translated from the exons ATGGCGCCGCCgtcattgctgctgctgctgctccgacCAGTCGGAGTAACGACGGCGGCAGCCAAGCGCCCTTCACCAATTGTCTCCCGCTgccgcttctcctcctccctctcttccaGCAGCATCAGTAGAAGTAGTAGGAttaggagcagcagcagtagcaggagtaggagtaggAGTAGGAGGTGGTGGTCCGACGAGCAGCTGGAGGATGAAGACGACGAGTTCGAATTCGAGTCCGAAttcgacgaagaagacggcgggtTTGGGGCCGGTTGGCTGTTGGAGGAGCCATGGTTCTCAAAG CTGTTGAGGGTGTACGGGTACGTGCTGCCGCTGATCCTGGCGTCCATGCTGGCCTCCACGGGGCTGCGGGGATTCCTCTTGGCCATGGCCATCCCGCTCGCCCAATCCGCCGTCTCCTTCCTCGTCTCTAAGTTCGCCGCCGCTAATACAGGAGAAGGGTTCGgctttggccgccgccgagaccGAGACTCGTCTTATTGGTAccaagatgatgatgatgattctgAATATTACAGAAGCGATtgggaagacgaagaagaagctggccAAGAAGAATTCAGCAGCAACACCTCGGCGTACAGAGATGAAAAGCCATCGGGGATGGATCAGTCAGCTGAAGCAAGGGCGCAGAAATCAGATGATtccagcagcagaagcagcactAGTAGTAGTGCTGGTTTTGGAGGATGGGACGAGCTCGACCAATACCaatacagcagcagcagcaggcggtCTGCTTCTGAAGCTGCTGCAGGAGCTGATAGTAACACtagtgctggtggtggtgatgcaGCGAGAGCGAGGAGCCGGCAGCCTGCCACAgaaacaacagcaacaacgagaagaagaggaggatcGAGAAGAAGAGCTGcaagaggagcaggaggaggagctgctgtGAGGTACAGGCAGTCGCCTCTGTTCATGCGCTTGCTCGTCGCGCTCTTCCCATTCCTCGGACCATGGTTCAGAGTGCTCTGA
- the LOC100825439 gene encoding zinc finger protein CONSTANS-LIKE 9 isoform X3, with the protein MDDPRRHHHLAYGACNNCAAEQAVVFCAADAARLCLECDGAVHAASALAANHSRAPLCDSCFAAPAAVRCAHDTEDGGGQFTFCFGCAGHRAPPEGWAASCPVAHYTGCPTPADVLRLLSVDAPPAQEDFDAWLADKLPQILQDVVQDGSQICEGGSTAPSTTATITGAERSSGGGAGVNGSSFVGPNSDHDWNITTNTATTGTVGHHAAAAGGGANHNNSLAFEQSAMASATSLLHSLDPQLQLLDGGAAAAAGCSFVLPPAVAGANFLTISPPQAPPPDQINGGEGSSTMSGAQQQDPTTMTKKREERDRAKLRYNEKKKNRKFCKQIMYASRKARADTRKRVKGRFAKATNENQHILHSADSP; encoded by the exons ATGGAcgacccccgccgccaccaccacctcgccTACGGCGCCTGCAACAACTGCGCCGCCGAGCAAGCCGTCGTCTTctgcgccgccgacgccgccaggCTCTGCCTCGAGTGCGACGGCGCCGTGCACGCCGCCAGCGCGCTCGCCGCCAACCACTCCCGCGCGCCCCTCTGCGACTCCTGCttcgccgcccccgccgccgtccgctgCGCCCACGACacggaggacggcggcggacaGTTCACCTTCTGCTTCGGCTGCGCCGgccaccgcgcgccgcccgaggGGTGGGCCGCCAGCTGCCCCGTCGCGCACTACACCGGCTGCCCCACCCCCGCCGacgtcctccgcctcctctccgTCGACGCGCCGCCCGCACAGGAGGACTTCGATGCCTGGCTCGCAGACAAGCTGCCGCAGATCCTACAAGACGTTGTCCAG GATGGGTCGCAGATTTGCGAAGGTGGGAGTACTGCCCCTAGTACTACTGCTACAATTACAGGTGCAGAAAGATcatcaggaggaggagcaggtgTTAATGGCAGCAGCTTTGTTGGTCCTAATTCTGATCATGATTGGAATATCACCACCAATACTGCTACTACTGGTACTGTTGGTCATCAtgcagctgctgcaggaggaggagccaatCATAATAATTCACTCGCATTTGAG CAGTCAGCCATGGCGTCTGCTACTTCTCTCCTGCACTCCTTGGATCCTCAATTGCAGCTCCTCGACGGGGGGGCCGCAGCTGCGGCTGGCTGCAGCTTCGTCCTTCCTCCTGCTGTTGCTGGTGCTAATTTCTTAACCATATCGCCACCAcaagcgccgccaccggatcAGATCAACGGCGGCGAGGGATCATCGACGATGTCGGGGGCTCAGCAGCAAGATCCTACCACCATGACGAAGAAGCGAGAGGAGAGGGACAGGGCCAAGCTCAGGTAcaacgagaagaagaagaacagaaa gttttgCAAGCAGATCATGTACGCATCCCGTAAGGCGAGAGCCGACACGCGAAAGCGGGTGAAAGGAAGATTCGCAAAGGCTACCAATGAAAACCAGCACATACTCCACTCGGCTGATTCACCAtaa
- the LOC100825439 gene encoding zinc finger protein CONSTANS-LIKE 9 isoform X2 translates to MDDPRRHHHLAYGACNNCAAEQAVVFCAADAARLCLECDGAVHAASALAANHSRAPLCDSCFAAPAAVRCAHDTEDGGGQFTFCFGCAGHRAPPEGWAASCPVAHYTGCPTPADVLRLLSVDAPPAQEDFDAWLADKLPQILQDVVQDGSQICEGGSTAPSTTATITGAERSSGGGAGVNGSSFVGPNSDHDWNITTNTATTGTVGHHAAAAGGGANHNNSLAFEQQSAMASATSLLHSLDPQLQLLDGGAAAAAGCSFVLPPAVAGANFLTISPPQAPPPDQINGGEGSSTMSGAQQQDPTTMTKKREERDRAKLRYNEKKKNRKFCKQIMYASRKARADTRKRVKGRFAKATNENQHILHSADSP, encoded by the exons ATGGAcgacccccgccgccaccaccacctcgccTACGGCGCCTGCAACAACTGCGCCGCCGAGCAAGCCGTCGTCTTctgcgccgccgacgccgccaggCTCTGCCTCGAGTGCGACGGCGCCGTGCACGCCGCCAGCGCGCTCGCCGCCAACCACTCCCGCGCGCCCCTCTGCGACTCCTGCttcgccgcccccgccgccgtccgctgCGCCCACGACacggaggacggcggcggacaGTTCACCTTCTGCTTCGGCTGCGCCGgccaccgcgcgccgcccgaggGGTGGGCCGCCAGCTGCCCCGTCGCGCACTACACCGGCTGCCCCACCCCCGCCGacgtcctccgcctcctctccgTCGACGCGCCGCCCGCACAGGAGGACTTCGATGCCTGGCTCGCAGACAAGCTGCCGCAGATCCTACAAGACGTTGTCCAG GATGGGTCGCAGATTTGCGAAGGTGGGAGTACTGCCCCTAGTACTACTGCTACAATTACAGGTGCAGAAAGATcatcaggaggaggagcaggtgTTAATGGCAGCAGCTTTGTTGGTCCTAATTCTGATCATGATTGGAATATCACCACCAATACTGCTACTACTGGTACTGTTGGTCATCAtgcagctgctgcaggaggaggagccaatCATAATAATTCACTCGCATTTGAG CAGCAGTCAGCCATGGCGTCTGCTACTTCTCTCCTGCACTCCTTGGATCCTCAATTGCAGCTCCTCGACGGGGGGGCCGCAGCTGCGGCTGGCTGCAGCTTCGTCCTTCCTCCTGCTGTTGCTGGTGCTAATTTCTTAACCATATCGCCACCAcaagcgccgccaccggatcAGATCAACGGCGGCGAGGGATCATCGACGATGTCGGGGGCTCAGCAGCAAGATCCTACCACCATGACGAAGAAGCGAGAGGAGAGGGACAGGGCCAAGCTCAGGTAcaacgagaagaagaagaacagaaa gttttgCAAGCAGATCATGTACGCATCCCGTAAGGCGAGAGCCGACACGCGAAAGCGGGTGAAAGGAAGATTCGCAAAGGCTACCAATGAAAACCAGCACATACTCCACTCGGCTGATTCACCAtaa
- the LOC100825439 gene encoding zinc finger protein CONSTANS-LIKE 9 isoform X1, giving the protein MDDPRRHHHLAYGACNNCAAEQAVVFCAADAARLCLECDGAVHAASALAANHSRAPLCDSCFAAPAAVRCAHDTEDGGGQFTFCFGCAGHRAPPEGWAASCPVAHYTGCPTPADVLRLLSVDAPPAQEDFDAWLADKLPQILQDVVQDGSQICEGGSTAPSTTATITGAERSSGGGAGVNGSSFVGPNSDHDWNITTNTATTGTVGHHAAAAGGGANHNNSLAFEPTPSSSVCHIFSSSSSYCSSSLSCLQQQSAMASATSLLHSLDPQLQLLDGGAAAAAGCSFVLPPAVAGANFLTISPPQAPPPDQINGGEGSSTMSGAQQQDPTTMTKKREERDRAKLRYNEKKKNRKFCKQIMYASRKARADTRKRVKGRFAKATNENQHILHSADSP; this is encoded by the exons ATGGAcgacccccgccgccaccaccacctcgccTACGGCGCCTGCAACAACTGCGCCGCCGAGCAAGCCGTCGTCTTctgcgccgccgacgccgccaggCTCTGCCTCGAGTGCGACGGCGCCGTGCACGCCGCCAGCGCGCTCGCCGCCAACCACTCCCGCGCGCCCCTCTGCGACTCCTGCttcgccgcccccgccgccgtccgctgCGCCCACGACacggaggacggcggcggacaGTTCACCTTCTGCTTCGGCTGCGCCGgccaccgcgcgccgcccgaggGGTGGGCCGCCAGCTGCCCCGTCGCGCACTACACCGGCTGCCCCACCCCCGCCGacgtcctccgcctcctctccgTCGACGCGCCGCCCGCACAGGAGGACTTCGATGCCTGGCTCGCAGACAAGCTGCCGCAGATCCTACAAGACGTTGTCCAG GATGGGTCGCAGATTTGCGAAGGTGGGAGTACTGCCCCTAGTACTACTGCTACAATTACAGGTGCAGAAAGATcatcaggaggaggagcaggtgTTAATGGCAGCAGCTTTGTTGGTCCTAATTCTGATCATGATTGGAATATCACCACCAATACTGCTACTACTGGTACTGTTGGTCATCAtgcagctgctgcaggaggaggagccaatCATAATAATTCACTCGCATTTGAG CCAACACCGTCGTCATCGGTCTGCCACATtttctcatcatcatcatcatattGTTCATCATCGTTGTCATGCCTGCAGCAGCAGTCAGCCATGGCGTCTGCTACTTCTCTCCTGCACTCCTTGGATCCTCAATTGCAGCTCCTCGACGGGGGGGCCGCAGCTGCGGCTGGCTGCAGCTTCGTCCTTCCTCCTGCTGTTGCTGGTGCTAATTTCTTAACCATATCGCCACCAcaagcgccgccaccggatcAGATCAACGGCGGCGAGGGATCATCGACGATGTCGGGGGCTCAGCAGCAAGATCCTACCACCATGACGAAGAAGCGAGAGGAGAGGGACAGGGCCAAGCTCAGGTAcaacgagaagaagaagaacagaaa gttttgCAAGCAGATCATGTACGCATCCCGTAAGGCGAGAGCCGACACGCGAAAGCGGGTGAAAGGAAGATTCGCAAAGGCTACCAATGAAAACCAGCACATACTCCACTCGGCTGATTCACCAtaa
- the LOC100825439 gene encoding zinc finger protein CONSTANS-LIKE 9 isoform X4: MDDPRRHHHLAYGACNNCAAEQAVVFCAADAARLCLECDGAVHAASALAANHSRAPLCDSCFAAPAAVRCAHDTEDGGGQFTFCFGCAGHRAPPEGWAASCPVAHYTGCPTPADVLRLLSVDAPPAQEDFDAWLADKLPQILQDVVQDGSQICEGGSTAPSTTATITGAERSSGGGAGVNGSSFVGPNSDHDWNITTNTATTGTVGHHAAAAGGGANHNNSLAFEPTPSSSVCHIFSSSSSYCSSSLSCLQQQSAMASATSLLHSLDPQLQLLDGGAAAAAGCSFVLPPAVAGANFLTISPPQAPPPDQINGGEGSSTMSGAQQQDPTTMTKKREERDRAKLRYNEKKKNRKYVSSIQPLNLL, encoded by the exons ATGGAcgacccccgccgccaccaccacctcgccTACGGCGCCTGCAACAACTGCGCCGCCGAGCAAGCCGTCGTCTTctgcgccgccgacgccgccaggCTCTGCCTCGAGTGCGACGGCGCCGTGCACGCCGCCAGCGCGCTCGCCGCCAACCACTCCCGCGCGCCCCTCTGCGACTCCTGCttcgccgcccccgccgccgtccgctgCGCCCACGACacggaggacggcggcggacaGTTCACCTTCTGCTTCGGCTGCGCCGgccaccgcgcgccgcccgaggGGTGGGCCGCCAGCTGCCCCGTCGCGCACTACACCGGCTGCCCCACCCCCGCCGacgtcctccgcctcctctccgTCGACGCGCCGCCCGCACAGGAGGACTTCGATGCCTGGCTCGCAGACAAGCTGCCGCAGATCCTACAAGACGTTGTCCAG GATGGGTCGCAGATTTGCGAAGGTGGGAGTACTGCCCCTAGTACTACTGCTACAATTACAGGTGCAGAAAGATcatcaggaggaggagcaggtgTTAATGGCAGCAGCTTTGTTGGTCCTAATTCTGATCATGATTGGAATATCACCACCAATACTGCTACTACTGGTACTGTTGGTCATCAtgcagctgctgcaggaggaggagccaatCATAATAATTCACTCGCATTTGAG CCAACACCGTCGTCATCGGTCTGCCACATtttctcatcatcatcatcatattGTTCATCATCGTTGTCATGCCTGCAGCAGCAGTCAGCCATGGCGTCTGCTACTTCTCTCCTGCACTCCTTGGATCCTCAATTGCAGCTCCTCGACGGGGGGGCCGCAGCTGCGGCTGGCTGCAGCTTCGTCCTTCCTCCTGCTGTTGCTGGTGCTAATTTCTTAACCATATCGCCACCAcaagcgccgccaccggatcAGATCAACGGCGGCGAGGGATCATCGACGATGTCGGGGGCTCAGCAGCAAGATCCTACCACCATGACGAAGAAGCGAGAGGAGAGGGACAGGGCCAAGCTCAGGTAcaacgagaagaagaagaacagaaagTATGTGTCCTCAATCCAGCCTCTGAATCTTCTATGA